The Methanoregula sp. UBA64 genome contains the following window.
CTTAAGGCGGTAATCGACAGAACCGTATACTCCCGGTACAGGACTCGCGCAGGCCATATCGTATGCATGCCGGTCGTCCGGGCAGATCCCATCTTTCCAGCCGTCGCCCTCCTCTTCTGCGGCAGTCCTTCCGGTGAATGCAAGCCATGCCCGGTTGTAAAAAGTGCCAGTTTCCCCGGGGAGTACCCTGCGGACGGGAAGGGGCAGCCGGTCAAGGAACCCGGGCACCGGGTCCGGGCCCCCGTCCTGCATACGGCCCGGTGTTTCCGCAGGGTCAATCTCACGGAGCACGAGCGTATAGGCCGGCTCGCCCTCCCGGTCACCGAACCGGGAAATCTCCGCTTCCGCATCAAAGGGGGTAGTGTCCCCCCGGATGAGGCGCAGGTGTCCCTGTGCATGCCCGTTCTCGCTGCAGGTCCGGACAAGCTCGACGAACCGGGGATCGCCCCCGCCGTTCTCCGGTGCAAGACAGAACCCGGTTTCCTGCTGCCCGAAAAGCGTGCAGGCGGCCGGGTTTTCCCAGAGGACCTGCCCGCGTGCGGTCACGAGGATCACCGGCGCACTGCAGGTTGCAAGGAGCGTACGGGAGCGGTCGTTCTCCTGGGTGAGTGTTCCCAGCTGCGCTGCCAGCGCCGAACGATCGGTGACAAAGACCGAGACACACTGCCCGCCATCCGTCTCGTCGGTCATTGCCTGGAAAAAGACCTCCGTCGGAAGCGTGGTCCGGTCTTTTGCCCGCAGGGCGGCATCGAACCGTTCGGGAACCCGTGTTGCAAGCACGTGCCGGAATTTGTCATCCGCTGCATCCTTCTCGGAAAAAAGTCCGGTAAAGGGGAGGGCAAGCAGTTCCTCCTCGCTGTACCCGAGGAAGTGGCAGAGTGCCGTGTTTACCGCCCCGGTCGTCCCGTCGGCAAGGAGCGCGGCAAAGGGGAGCGCTGCGGTTTCAATGCCCCCGGCCAAAAACCGTGTACGTTCCCAGCTCCCGTGCGCACTTTTTCCCGCCCGGCGCCGGAGAGTCTTTTTGTCAAGCTGGTCAAGGGCCGAGGTAAGTATCGAGCCCAGGAGCGCGAGCTGATCGGTTTCTGCATCAGAGAATGCCTCCGGTTCCGTAGAACCGAGGGTGAGGACGCCGACAACTTCACCGTTGAGCCGGAACGGGACTGCTGCCAGCGACCGGTATCCCTGCTCTGCATAGAACGCCGGCAGATCGTGTGCCGGGGTCATTCCGGCAGCAGCCCCGCAGATGACGGGGACTCCCGTACGGAGTGCATCCGCGCCCGGCCCGGCCCGGTCGTCGGTACTGCCCGTGACAAAGCCCTCTTTTGGCAGATCCCCGGTCTCCCCGGCGGCTGCAACCGGGTGGAGGAGGTTTGTTGCACGGTCAAAGAGCCCGATCCATGCCATGCCCACGGCATCGGACCCTGCCGCTATCCGGCAGGTCTCTTTTAGGAATGCTTCCAGCTGCCGGGCCTGTGCGGCAGCGGATCGTACGCCTTCACCGATTGCGTACAGCCGGTTCTGTGCCCGTATCCTCCGGGCAGCCTGCGTGCGGGCCGTGACCTCCTGCACGGTGCCGGCAATCCCGGTAACGGACCCGTGGTTGTCCCGGACCGGTGAGAAGACGACCCGGCACCACCCGGCCTTTCCTATAGCCCGGTACTCGTAGGGCGTATCGGGGATCGCTGCGATCTCCCCGGCAAGGGCGCGCCCGGCCGGGGAATCCGGCCGGCATTCCCCGAGGAACGGCAGCATCTCGCCGAGCGGTTTTCCGATCGCATCCTGTGCACGGATGCCGGTGATATCCTCCATTGCCTCGTTCCATTCCGACAGGACAAGGTCCGGGGTGCAGGCAAGGACCCCGTCGCGGAGACCCGTGATAATTCCTTTTGCCGAACATGCTGCGGCCCGTTGCGCATCCCGTTCCCGGACCAGTTCGGAAACATCGGCAAGCGTTACCGCGTAATGGCTCAGACTCCCGTCAGGACTGCGGCCGGCCGTCCCGTCAAACCGTACCGCCCGCGGCGGTTTTCCCGGAATCGCGAGCGTGAAGATTTTTCCTCTGGCACTGCCCGCTGCGGCCAGTTCATTGAGGGCGGCAGCGAATGCATCCTGTTCAGGAGTCGCGATGAAGTCTTGTAAGGTCGTCCCGGCAAGAGTGTCCGGTCCCCCTTCCAGGAGGGCTTTACCTGCCTGGTTGGCAGCAGTGAGGGTTCCCGCAGGGGAAACGGTGAATCCGGCAACCGGCACTTCCTCGTACAGGTCCCGGTATGCGGTAACCTGCTGTAAGAGCCGCTGTCCCGCTGCATGCTCGTCCGTGATGTCCCGGAACGTGACCCCGATCCATTCCCGGATCCCGCCGTCGATGCGCTGTGCCGTCCCGCAGATATCCCGGACCTGGCCGTCCCGGGTCCGGACCCGGGTCTCAAACGTGCTCTTCCCCTCAGGGGACAGGTTTTTGAGGATCGCGGAGAACCGCTGCGGTGCATCCGGCACATCCCAGTCCCCGGCCCGGCACTTTGCGAACTCATCCACAGGGTACCCGAGGATGCGGCAGGCCCCGGTGTTATAATCGGTCGGGCTGCCGGTCTCGGGATCGAGTGCGATGATCCCGCTGGCGGCAGTATCCATCAGCAGCCGGTGAAGGCGTTCCTTTCCCCGGATATCCTCGTCCTCCTTTTTTTTATCGGATATCTCGGTGAGTATGCCCACGATGCCCGTGACGCTGCCGCCTTCCGTTCGCGCCCGGCAGGAGGCCCGGGCCCACCGGGGCTTTCCGGCCGGATCCAGGATCCTGAACTCGAACGGCTCCGTCATGCCGGATTTTACCCCAGCAAGCTGACGGGCGACCTCAGGGATGTCCTCTGCTGCAACAAGGAACGAGATGTCTTTCCCGGTAACCGCCCGCGGATCGAACCCGAAGCGATCGATCCCGGGGCTCATGTAGGTGATCGTACCATCGGGGTTTACAGCCCAGACCACCTCGTTTAAGGTTTCAACAAGCGACCGGAACCCCTCTTCGGAACGCCGGAGCGCCAGTTCGCTCTGGTGCCGGGCAACGGCAGCCCGGATCTTTGTCTCGAGCTCGGCCAGCTGGGTCCGGGGAGACCTCCCTTTCTGGATATAATAATCGGCCCCGTCGTTGAGCGCTTCGCTGGCAATCTCTTCGCCGCCCTGGCCGGTAAAGAGGATAAACGGCATGCCCTTGCAGCGCGGGCGGAGATATTTTAAAAGTTCGATGCCGTCCATCTCCGGCATCTGGTAATCGGCAACGAGCGCATCGAAATGACCCCCCTTGAGTTTCGTGACGGCTTCTTTTGCAGAAGTTGCCGTGTCGACAGAAAACTCTCCGCCCCGTTCCATGAAGATCTTGGTGACTTCAAGGAGCGCAGATTCATCGTCGACATACAGGACCGATATCATGGATGCCTCAGATCAAAGGAAAAGACCTGGTTTTTCTTATATTCCCATCGTTGTTTAACCAGATAATGCTGTATGTCCCTTCGGGGGAAAGTGGGAACGCGGCGTTTTTTACAGCTGTCCCCATCCGCCGATACGGCAACCAGCGAAAAACCGAATGTATGCCGGCAGGAAACGGCAAAAAAGGGCTATGCGAGGAACTGCCCGATCTTCTCTTTTAGTTCGCTAAAGGTTACCGGTTTCTGGAGGATTCCCAGGTGCGGATCGTGGTACTCGCGGGCTTTCTCATCTGCAAGCGGTACTGCGGTAAAGAGGATGACGGGGATCTCGTGCATGTTGTACTCGTTTCGCAGCGTTTCCAGAAACTCCCATCCCGAGATGGGCGCCATCATGATATCGAGCAGGATTAACGCCGGGGGATCTGACCGGATCGCGGCCAGTGCATCCGGTCCGTCCGGCATCAGGACAGGGGTATATCCCATTTTGGTCAGCAGAATGCCCATGAGGTCGAGAATAGGCTGGTCATCCTCTACGACCACAATTTTTTGTTTCATGGTGTTCTTCTCTCATCAGCGTTGTTTTGTGGCCGCACCTTCGGGATGTGGATGGTAAACGTGCTCCCGATATTCATGATGCTTTCTACGCTGATGTATCCCCCGTGGAGCTGGATGTACTTCTTTGCGATGGTAAGGGAGAGGCCGGGTCTTGCGCTGCCATTTGCCGCCCCGCCGGCATTTCCTTCGTTATCCGGTGTAAAGATCTCGTCGAGCCGTGCCTCGGAAAACCCCAGGCCGTTGTCCTGCACGGCAAGCTGGTGGAAGGGAAGCCCCGGAGAGCTGCGATAGGCGATCCAGATCTTTTTCGGGGGTTTGGAATAGGCGATGCTGTTTGCGATCAGGGTATCGAGCACACTCGCAACTTTCCGGCGGTCGGCGTCGAAGGTGATCCCGGGGGGGATGTCGGTTACGATATCTGCCTTGCGGGCATACCCCCCCGCGGCGATCACGGAAGCGACCATCTCGTGCAGGGGGAAGACCGAGTAGACAAGGTCCGGGGCCTCGTCTTCAAGCGCAGACAGTTCCAGCATATGGCTGATGGTCCGGCGCTCGCTGTCCATGCTCGTGAGGCACCGTTCGAGGATCTGCCGGGTCTCGCCGGTCAGGCCAAACGATTCCGAATCCTGCACCAGTAATGTGAGATCCCCTACCACCGGCTGGAGCGGTGTCATGAGTTCCTGTGCCACCTCGCGCATCATCTCGCGCCGCCGTTCTTTTGTCTGCTCGACCTGCTCGCGGTACTCCTCCCACTCGGTGTTGTCGATGATATTGATGAGGCAGGCAGGAAGGTTGTCCCGGGTGATCGGTGTAAAGTAGAGCACGGCCCGCCGGACCTCGCGCTTTTTCGTGACCAGGCAGAATCCGGCCCGGTCGGGGACCGGGGCCGCGGCGGTCCAGCGGCCGGCAAAGGCCGCAAACCTCTCCTGGTCTTCGGGGATGATGATCTCTTTTAGGTCCCGGCCGGTATATTCGGCCGGGTCGTACCCGGTGATCGTCGAGAAGGCCGGGTTGGCAAAACGGATGGTCGTTCCCTCCGCGATCACGATCCCTGTCGGGGAACTCTCGGTCACCTGCCGGTACTGGACGGACCGGTCGGCCGCCTCCTTTCGGGCACGTACCTCCGCATCGATATCGATGACGGAACAGCTGATGATCGTCTCATCGATCCTGCTCCACGAGAGGTTCACCCAGCGGGGCCGGCCATCTTTTGTCACAAAGCAGGTCTCGAAGTTCCTGATGTCCTGCCCGGACCCGAGGCGCTCGAAGAACTGCCGCTGGTACTCCGGGGAGAAGAACAGGTCTGCAAAGGAGATCTGCGCCAGTTCGGCAGTCGTGTAGCCGAGGACGCCGGCAAGCTGCTGGTTTGCCATCCTGATGGTAAACCGGTTCTTGTCAAAGAGGACGATCCCCAGAAGGGAATTTTCAAAGATGCTCCGGTAGCGGGCTTCGGAGACCCGGATCCGGTTCGTGAAGTACGCAACCGCGAGGGCAACGCAGATAAAAAGGACGGCCTGCCCGGTAGCGGACCAGAGGGCGACTGCGTCGGGAAAGAGGGTTACGTATACCAGGCATTCGTAGACAATCCCGCAGAGCCCCGACAGGATGATCCCGTCTTTCGGGTAGAAATAGGTTGCATAGAGGATAGGGAAATAAAAGAGCTGGGCATAGAGGATGCCGTCGTTGCGCGGGATGGTGACTGCGGTTATCAGGATCGCGCAGAGTGAGAGCGAGATAATGACAAAAAACCGTACAATATCTGTCTGCGTGAACCGTTTGCCCCGCAAAGAGAGTTCCCGTTCCATCTTACTCCTGATTAACCGTGGAACCCTATAAATCTGTCATTATTGTCAGGGATCAATAAAGACCGGGAAAAAAAGGAGCTTATGCGGCCAGCGGCCGGAGTTTTTCGATGACCGCCTGGACCTGTTCCACCGATGTCCCGATATAAGAGTCCGGGGAGAGGAGTGCTGCGATCTCTTTTTGCGAGCAGAACCGGAGC
Protein-coding sequences here:
- a CDS encoding PAS domain S-box protein, with product MISVLYVDDESALLEVTKIFMERGGEFSVDTATSAKEAVTKLKGGHFDALVADYQMPEMDGIELLKYLRPRCKGMPFILFTGQGGEEIASEALNDGADYYIQKGRSPRTQLAELETKIRAAVARHQSELALRRSEEGFRSLVETLNEVVWAVNPDGTITYMSPGIDRFGFDPRAVTGKDISFLVAAEDIPEVARQLAGVKSGMTEPFEFRILDPAGKPRWARASCRARTEGGSVTGIVGILTEISDKKKEDEDIRGKERLHRLLMDTAASGIIALDPETGSPTDYNTGACRILGYPVDEFAKCRAGDWDVPDAPQRFSAILKNLSPEGKSTFETRVRTRDGQVRDICGTAQRIDGGIREWIGVTFRDITDEHAAGQRLLQQVTAYRDLYEEVPVAGFTVSPAGTLTAANQAGKALLEGGPDTLAGTTLQDFIATPEQDAFAAALNELAAAGSARGKIFTLAIPGKPPRAVRFDGTAGRSPDGSLSHYAVTLADVSELVRERDAQRAAACSAKGIITGLRDGVLACTPDLVLSEWNEAMEDITGIRAQDAIGKPLGEMLPFLGECRPDSPAGRALAGEIAAIPDTPYEYRAIGKAGWCRVVFSPVRDNHGSVTGIAGTVQEVTARTQAARRIRAQNRLYAIGEGVRSAAAQARQLEAFLKETCRIAAGSDAVGMAWIGLFDRATNLLHPVAAAGETGDLPKEGFVTGSTDDRAGPGADALRTGVPVICGAAAGMTPAHDLPAFYAEQGYRSLAAVPFRLNGEVVGVLTLGSTEPEAFSDAETDQLALLGSILTSALDQLDKKTLRRRAGKSAHGSWERTRFLAGGIETAALPFAALLADGTTGAVNTALCHFLGYSEEELLALPFTGLFSEKDAADDKFRHVLATRVPERFDAALRAKDRTTLPTEVFFQAMTDETDGGQCVSVFVTDRSALAAQLGTLTQENDRSRTLLATCSAPVILVTARGQVLWENPAACTLFGQQETGFCLAPENGGGDPRFVELVRTCSENGHAQGHLRLIRGDTTPFDAEAEISRFGDREGEPAYTLVLREIDPAETPGRMQDGGPDPVPGFLDRLPLPVRRVLPGETGTFYNRAWLAFTGRTAAEEEGDGWKDGICPDDRHAYDMACASPVPGVYGSVDYRLKSAAGTYRWIREIRCPGPEAGGTPEGTTCLCFDIDDQKRKELAAAEEKTRYAAAFEQAGEGILFIEEDRITGANPAVTNLLGIPQGVIAGHTLLDFSPQTQPDGTDSGRALLGHLSAAYAGHARVFSWVFSKPDGTTAKTRITLAAIPLPNVRQACAAIEDCTKQDQAENEIARLVAFPAMNPNPVFEVRADRSFSFVNPATMNVLASLGMLPDPSAFLPPDFDQVVSSGMTGTAPMRACRVVQIRERYFHESVCSVPGQNSVRIYAYDITDRVHATEALSYANHKLGILTSITRHDIQNKLSGVFGYLDLLKGSLRDPQLIGYLDKAEASAEAIRHHIDFTRDYESLGGTAPVWQEVAPILADVRAHLDLGEISFEGPEPGFAVFADPMFAKVLYNLVDNSLRHGVHVRHIRVNSHPSDAGCLLTYEDDGVGIPQDKKEVIFERGFTTSSGPARTSGLGLFLVRDILAITVITIHETGVPGEGSRFEIAIPPGKWRRGPAE
- a CDS encoding response regulator yields the protein MKQKIVVVEDDQPILDLMGILLTKMGYTPVLMPDGPDALAAIRSDPPALILLDIMMAPISGWEFLETLRNEYNMHEIPVILFTAVPLADEKAREYHDPHLGILQKPVTFSELKEKIGQFLA
- a CDS encoding PAS domain-containing sensor histidine kinase, whose amino-acid sequence is MERELSLRGKRFTQTDIVRFFVIISLSLCAILITAVTIPRNDGILYAQLFYFPILYATYFYPKDGIILSGLCGIVYECLVYVTLFPDAVALWSATGQAVLFICVALAVAYFTNRIRVSEARYRSIFENSLLGIVLFDKNRFTIRMANQQLAGVLGYTTAELAQISFADLFFSPEYQRQFFERLGSGQDIRNFETCFVTKDGRPRWVNLSWSRIDETIISCSVIDIDAEVRARKEAADRSVQYRQVTESSPTGIVIAEGTTIRFANPAFSTITGYDPAEYTGRDLKEIIIPEDQERFAAFAGRWTAAAPVPDRAGFCLVTKKREVRRAVLYFTPITRDNLPACLINIIDNTEWEEYREQVEQTKERRREMMREVAQELMTPLQPVVGDLTLLVQDSESFGLTGETRQILERCLTSMDSERRTISHMLELSALEDEAPDLVYSVFPLHEMVASVIAAGGYARKADIVTDIPPGITFDADRRKVASVLDTLIANSIAYSKPPKKIWIAYRSSPGLPFHQLAVQDNGLGFSEARLDEIFTPDNEGNAGGAANGSARPGLSLTIAKKYIQLHGGYISVESIMNIGSTFTIHIPKVRPQNNADERRTP